The following coding sequences are from one Paenibacillus sp. FSL R5-0912 window:
- a CDS encoding thiolase family protein, with product MNEAVLVMARRTPVGKIGGQLSLLEPEQLLAPLIRLLVTEAQLPPEWIDDVIIGNVVGPGGNIARKSVLEAGLPVTVPGVTVDRQCGSGLEAIIMAARLIQSGAGEIFLAGGVESASRAPWKMFRPHTLSGTPTLYTRAPFTPVAYGDPDMGLAAEHVASKYGITREAQDLYALESHQKAVRAKRTGRYAPELVPLQANGFRITEDECPRPDTSLGKLGSLPPVFAANGTVTAGNACPVNDGAALVLMMSREKCKRLNLKPILRFVDSQAAGVDPRYPGIGPVPAVRKLLGRQRLAVGDLDIVEFNEAFAAQVLASLQELQLPPGKVNPGGGALALGHPYGASGAILMTRLYSEMLQTPYRRGLATLGIGGGMGLAVLVEAVL from the coding sequence ATGAATGAGGCCGTTCTTGTCATGGCCAGGCGTACACCTGTCGGGAAAATCGGTGGGCAGTTAAGCCTGCTTGAACCGGAGCAGCTGCTTGCCCCACTGATCCGCCTCCTCGTTACCGAAGCACAGCTGCCGCCGGAATGGATTGATGATGTCATCATAGGCAATGTAGTGGGTCCGGGCGGGAATATTGCCCGCAAGTCTGTGCTTGAAGCAGGGCTGCCGGTCACAGTTCCGGGAGTCACGGTCGACCGCCAATGCGGCTCAGGGCTTGAAGCCATCATCATGGCAGCACGCCTCATTCAGAGCGGTGCCGGAGAGATATTCCTGGCAGGCGGAGTCGAAAGTGCAAGCCGGGCACCCTGGAAAATGTTCAGACCGCACACGCTGAGCGGCACGCCAACCCTGTACACACGCGCGCCGTTCACGCCCGTTGCTTACGGAGATCCTGATATGGGGCTTGCTGCAGAGCATGTAGCGTCCAAATACGGGATTACCCGGGAGGCGCAGGATCTGTATGCGCTTGAGAGCCACCAAAAGGCAGTCCGCGCCAAGCGTACAGGCAGATATGCACCGGAGCTTGTACCGCTTCAAGCTAACGGATTCCGGATTACAGAGGATGAATGTCCAAGGCCGGATACAAGCCTGGGGAAGCTGGGCAGCCTGCCGCCGGTTTTTGCGGCGAATGGCACCGTGACTGCCGGGAATGCCTGCCCCGTTAATGATGGCGCCGCTCTGGTGCTCATGATGTCGCGTGAAAAATGCAAACGGCTTAACCTAAAGCCCATCCTCCGTTTTGTAGACTCGCAGGCTGCCGGGGTGGACCCCCGGTATCCGGGGATCGGACCGGTCCCGGCGGTCCGGAAACTGCTGGGCCGCCAGCGGCTGGCAGTCGGCGATCTGGATATCGTTGAATTTAATGAAGCTTTTGCCGCCCAGGTACTGGCCTCCTTGCAGGAGCTTCAGCTTCCTCCGGGTAAGGTCAATCCCGGCGGCGGTGCATTGGCTCTGGGCCATCCTTACGGAGCCTCCGGTGCGATCCTGATGACGCGTCTATATTCGGAGATGCTGCAGACCCCTTACAGACGGGGGCTGGCTACGCTTGGCATTGGCGGCGGAATGGGGCTGGCTGTTCTGGTAGAGGCGGTCCTATGA
- a CDS encoding class I adenylate-forming enzyme family protein has product MNLVQHILERGQACPSRTAISDGREERTYAQLMKRVQQVSTGLKHGGYRERNIAILSGNRMEFAEFVLGAIYAGCVPILLDPKWPLEELNKVIRQCEPGLIACEEHHAADFAERYAEIPQVYFGGKQTDRSYGPWLAGFEPDAAAAENPALLFIGYTSGTTGLPKGYMRTHLSWLRSLEATEKAFQLNSMKHVLAPGPFVHSLSLFALMQSLYSMATFHLLPEFDAAVVLKLCSREQDMILFVVPAMIDALVRLAAVTPARISMQALISSGGKWPGTSKQSCRELFQGTKLYEYYGSSEASYISYLEITGEEEPDSLGKLFGGVQISIRDGQFRELPPGTIGELYIRSEMMFTGYHLLPEETANVFREGWLRTGDYVLLDQDRQLHLAGRAGNMIKSGGLKVFPEEVEAVLLRHPAIRDAMVFGLPDDRWGEQVTALIEWNGELRLSPDQLRDYCRLYLAGYKVPQQFITVGRFIYTSSGKIARQRMKDDVSGGRL; this is encoded by the coding sequence ATGAATCTGGTACAGCACATTCTGGAACGCGGCCAGGCCTGCCCTTCCCGTACCGCGATCTCGGACGGGCGGGAAGAACGTACATACGCGCAGCTTATGAAGCGGGTGCAACAGGTTTCAACCGGTTTGAAGCATGGCGGATACAGGGAGCGGAACATCGCCATCCTGTCCGGAAACCGTATGGAGTTCGCCGAGTTTGTTCTTGGTGCTATTTATGCGGGATGTGTTCCCATTCTGCTGGACCCCAAATGGCCTCTCGAAGAGCTGAATAAGGTTATCCGGCAGTGTGAGCCCGGGCTCATCGCTTGTGAAGAGCACCACGCAGCTGATTTCGCAGAACGTTATGCAGAAATTCCGCAGGTGTACTTCGGCGGGAAGCAGACAGACCGGAGCTATGGCCCGTGGCTGGCTGGCTTCGAGCCGGATGCCGCAGCAGCGGAGAACCCCGCACTCCTGTTCATCGGATATACGTCAGGCACCACCGGTCTGCCTAAAGGGTACATGCGGACGCATCTGTCCTGGTTAAGAAGCCTTGAGGCGACAGAGAAGGCATTCCAGCTGAACAGTATGAAGCATGTGCTTGCGCCTGGGCCGTTCGTGCACTCCCTGTCGCTGTTCGCCTTGATGCAGTCCCTGTATAGTATGGCAACCTTTCATCTGCTCCCGGAATTCGATGCTGCGGTCGTCCTTAAGCTCTGCTCCCGTGAACAGGATATGATTCTGTTCGTTGTGCCTGCGATGATTGACGCATTGGTCCGGCTGGCTGCTGTAACCCCCGCGCGGATATCCATGCAGGCCTTAATCAGCTCCGGCGGCAAGTGGCCGGGGACCTCCAAACAAAGCTGCCGCGAGCTATTCCAAGGGACGAAGCTCTATGAATATTACGGGTCCTCCGAGGCCAGCTACATCAGCTATCTGGAGATAACCGGGGAGGAGGAGCCGGATTCCTTAGGCAAGCTGTTCGGCGGCGTGCAGATTTCCATCCGCGACGGGCAGTTTCGCGAGCTTCCTCCGGGTACGATTGGTGAGCTGTATATCCGGAGCGAAATGATGTTCACCGGGTATCATCTGCTGCCTGAAGAGACGGCAAATGTGTTTCGCGAGGGCTGGCTGCGAACGGGGGATTACGTGCTCCTTGATCAGGACAGGCAATTGCATTTGGCTGGCCGCGCCGGCAACATGATCAAAAGCGGGGGACTTAAGGTCTTCCCCGAAGAAGTGGAGGCTGTGCTGCTTCGTCATCCGGCGATCCGCGATGCGATGGTATTCGGGTTGCCGGATGATCGGTGGGGAGAGCAGGTAACGGCACTGATTGAGTGGAACGGGGAACTGCGTCTTAGTCCGGATCAGCTCAGGGATTACTGTCGCCTATATCTTGCAGGCTATAAGGTACCCCAGCAGTTCATTACTGTCGGCCGATTCATATATACCAGCAGCGGAAAAATAGCACGGCAGCGGATGAAGGACGATGTGAGCGGAGGGAGGCTATGA
- a CDS encoding biotin transporter BioY — protein MKTKELVYAALFAALIAVLGMIPPLPLGFIPVPVTAQTLGVMLAGCFLGSRIGTLSLVIFIILIALGLPVLTGGRGGLAVLVGPSAGYIFSWPLAAAVIGWCSEKIWPKVSMWKLLAINLIFGVLLVNLIGAPVMALLTDTPVWAGLIGATAFLPGDIIKAVLAAVITMQLKAVSPIEQAEV, from the coding sequence TTGAAGACGAAAGAACTTGTGTATGCCGCATTATTCGCAGCACTCATCGCGGTGCTCGGCATGATTCCGCCTTTGCCCCTTGGCTTCATTCCTGTTCCGGTCACTGCCCAGACGCTTGGCGTCATGCTCGCCGGCTGTTTTCTGGGGAGCCGGATAGGTACCCTCAGCCTAGTTATTTTTATTATCCTCATTGCCCTAGGGTTGCCAGTGCTGACCGGCGGACGCGGCGGGCTGGCGGTGCTGGTTGGACCGTCTGCAGGATACATATTCAGCTGGCCGCTTGCAGCAGCCGTCATTGGCTGGTGTTCCGAGAAAATCTGGCCGAAGGTCAGCATGTGGAAGCTGTTAGCCATCAACCTGATCTTTGGTGTACTGCTGGTGAATCTGATAGGCGCACCTGTTATGGCTCTGCTGACGGATACGCCGGTCTGGGCCGGACTTATCGGCGCGACGGCCTTCCTTCCGGGTGACATCATCAAGGCTGTACTTGCAGCCGTCATCACGATGCAGCTGAAAGCCGTCAGCCCGATTGAACAAGCGGAGGTGTGA
- a CDS encoding biotin--[acetyl-CoA-carboxylase] ligase, with amino-acid sequence MTVKEQILSLLGSNKGGYISGEEIAGQLSVTRSAVWKAIKSLQTDGYSIQAVTNKGYSLSPLTDILSAGAISKHLNLQSQKLRLEVYKTIPSTNEAVKILAANGEAEGKVILSEEQTAGRGRNGRPFFSPRGTGIYMSILLRPTLSAAESILLTTSAAAAVALAIECVSGKDTQIKWVNDVFMDGKKVCGILTEASMSLENGRLDYAVLGIGINVTLPAGGFPDGLGGIATSVFSEGNHYDDLRCRLAAEVLNHFMEYYAYLTDRPFLSEYRQRILSLGKLVTVVKDNKQRGATAIDIDNDCRLKVRYENGDEEYLSSGEVSITI; translated from the coding sequence ATGACAGTTAAAGAACAAATTCTATCCTTGCTGGGCAGCAACAAAGGCGGTTATATATCGGGCGAGGAGATCGCAGGGCAGTTATCCGTAACACGCAGCGCAGTCTGGAAAGCCATCAAATCGCTGCAGACGGACGGTTATTCCATACAGGCTGTAACCAATAAAGGGTATTCCTTATCCCCTTTAACGGATATTTTGTCTGCCGGTGCAATTTCGAAACACCTGAATCTCCAGAGTCAAAAGCTGCGCCTTGAGGTTTACAAAACTATACCTTCAACGAACGAAGCTGTAAAAATCCTGGCCGCAAATGGAGAGGCTGAAGGTAAAGTGATCCTCTCGGAAGAGCAGACTGCCGGCCGCGGAAGAAATGGCCGGCCCTTCTTTTCCCCGCGGGGAACGGGCATCTACATGAGCATCCTGCTGCGCCCCACGCTATCTGCGGCAGAATCCATTCTTCTGACGACCTCCGCTGCAGCCGCCGTTGCTCTGGCCATCGAGTGCGTATCCGGTAAAGACACGCAGATTAAGTGGGTTAATGACGTGTTCATGGACGGCAAAAAGGTGTGCGGAATTCTTACCGAAGCTTCCATGTCGCTGGAAAACGGCCGGCTGGATTATGCCGTTCTCGGCATTGGCATCAATGTAACCCTACCGGCGGGCGGCTTTCCTGACGGGCTTGGCGGGATTGCAACGTCTGTATTTTCCGAAGGCAATCATTATGATGATCTCCGCTGCCGGCTCGCGGCAGAAGTGCTGAATCATTTCATGGAATACTATGCGTATTTAACGGACAGACCGTTTCTCTCCGAATATAGACAACGAATCCTTTCCCTTGGTAAGCTTGTGACAGTGGTGAAGGATAACAAACAACGCGGGGCGACAGCCATTGACATTGATAACGACTGCCGTCTGAAGGTCAGATATGAGAATGGTGACGAGGAGTATCTGTCAAGCGGAGAAGTCAGCATTACCATCTAG
- a CDS encoding GNAT family N-acetyltransferase — protein MYLQKENLVIRRATAADAQLLCSWWNDGEVMAHAGYPNGIGTTEHEVLAKLQTGTAHERKGRLILEIDGVPAGEMSYSAVAELVAEIGIKICDFRAQNQGAGTRFLTMLIRYLFEVLGYHTIILDTNHKNTRAQHVYEKLGFRKIAVRNHAWTDQLGEWQTCIDYELTEAEWRARVVEGS, from the coding sequence ATGTATCTGCAAAAAGAGAACCTGGTCATTCGGCGTGCAACTGCAGCCGATGCACAGCTGTTATGCAGCTGGTGGAACGACGGGGAGGTTATGGCGCATGCCGGCTACCCTAATGGAATAGGCACTACTGAACATGAGGTGCTAGCCAAACTGCAGACCGGCACAGCCCATGAACGGAAAGGGCGTCTGATACTGGAGATCGATGGTGTTCCTGCGGGAGAGATGAGCTACAGTGCGGTTGCAGAGCTCGTAGCGGAAATTGGCATCAAAATCTGTGATTTCAGAGCGCAGAATCAAGGGGCCGGAACCCGGTTTTTAACGATGCTAATCCGTTATTTATTTGAAGTGTTGGGATATCACACAATCATTCTCGATACCAACCATAAGAACACTAGAGCACAGCATGTCTATGAGAAACTCGGCTTCCGGAAAATTGCGGTGCGTAATCATGCATGGACCGATCAGCTTGGAGAATGGCAAACCTGCATCGATTATGAGCTAACGGAAGCGGAGTGGAGAGCAAGAGTAGTCGAAGGTTCATGA
- a CDS encoding ABC transporter permease, translating to MSTLIKPGVERKLKNHTGIGQAVRNSLTMAYRGLLKIRRTPEQLFDVTFQPIIFTLMFTYIFGGAIAGDVASYLPVIIPGILVQTVITTSVVTGVQLREDMEKGVFDRFKSLPIARIAPLAGALLADTIRYTIATVLTFVMGYIMGLRPEGGLGNVALAALLVIGCSWAISWIFAFFGVIARTASSVQGISMIVLFPLTFLSNAFVPVDTMPNWLQWFVNINPISHLVTAVRDLINHGTVGSDLVFSLIGAAVIVAIFAPITVRAYMRWT from the coding sequence ATGAGTACTTTAATCAAACCCGGGGTCGAACGGAAATTGAAGAATCATACGGGCATCGGCCAGGCCGTGCGCAATTCACTAACAATGGCCTATAGAGGGCTGCTCAAAATCCGGCGCACGCCGGAACAATTGTTTGACGTCACGTTCCAGCCGATCATTTTCACCTTGATGTTCACTTATATCTTCGGCGGAGCAATTGCGGGTGATGTGGCAAGTTATTTGCCGGTCATCATCCCCGGGATCTTAGTGCAGACTGTAATTACGACCTCTGTCGTTACCGGTGTCCAGCTGCGGGAGGATATGGAAAAGGGGGTGTTTGACCGGTTCAAATCACTGCCGATCGCGCGGATTGCTCCTCTGGCGGGAGCGCTGCTCGCGGATACCATCCGTTATACCATTGCAACGGTGCTTACATTCGTCATGGGTTATATTATGGGCTTGCGGCCTGAAGGCGGCCTAGGGAATGTTGCGCTCGCAGCGCTTCTCGTCATCGGATGCTCATGGGCGATCAGCTGGATCTTTGCCTTCTTCGGCGTGATTGCCCGCACAGCCTCCAGTGTGCAGGGGATCTCGATGATCGTGCTGTTCCCGCTCACCTTCCTCTCAAATGCATTCGTGCCGGTGGACACTATGCCGAACTGGCTTCAGTGGTTCGTAAATATTAACCCGATCTCCCATCTGGTCACTGCAGTCCGTGATCTGATTAATCACGGCACAGTTGGCAGCGATCTGGTGTTCTCCCTAATCGGCGCCGCTGTGATTGTTGCCATCTTCGCTCCTATTACGGTGCGCGCATATATGCGCTGGACTTAA